The Belonocnema kinseyi isolate 2016_QV_RU_SX_M_011 chromosome 10, B_treatae_v1, whole genome shotgun sequence genome has a window encoding:
- the LOC117181304 gene encoding uncharacterized protein LOC117181304, whose amino-acid sequence MGSLPNFRTTPSRSFTHTGVDYAGPFNVCVSPGRGQKSYKSYVALFVCCVTRAIHLELVSNYSCEAFLAAYHHFTNRRGLLAHMYSDNDTTFQGAERELRNCLLTLRKDLNLQNQLASQGSTWNFIPPSAPHFGGMWEAGVKSFKHHFRRIVGSRTLTFEELYTTLTRIEAALNSRPIGPLSDNSEDLTYLTPGHFLIGAPLLSPPNNRSNLFLRIGYLVVR is encoded by the coding sequence ATGGGTAGTCTTCCGAATTTTCGGACCACTCCAAGTCGTTCCTTTACACATACTGGGGTTGACTATGCGGGTCCTTTCAACGTATGCGTATCACCGGGGAGAGGGCAAAAGAGTTACAAGAGTTACGTAGCCTTATTCGTCTGCTGCGTGACTCGGGCCATACATTTGGAACTTGTTTCAAATTACTCCTGTGAAGCTTTTCTAGCAGCTTACCATCACTTTACAAATCGTCGTGGATTACTAGCTCACATGTACAGTGACAATGATACCACATTTCAGGGAGCTGAAAGAGAATTGCGTAATTGCCTTTTAACTCTACGTAAAGATTTAAACTTGCAGAATCAACTCGCCAGCCAAGGAAGTACTTGGAATTTCATTCCACCTTCTGCACCCCATTTCGGGGGAATGTGGGAGGCTGGAGTGAAGAGCTTCAAGCATCACTTTCGCCGAATAGTGGGCTCTAGAACTCTTACTTTCGAAGAGTTATATACTACTCTTACGCGAATTGAGGCAGCTCTTAATTCTCGTCCAATAGGACCGTTGTCGGATAATAGCGAAGATTTAACGTATTTGACCCCTGGGCACTTTTTGATTGGTGCACCGCTTTTGAGTCCCCCGAACAATCGGTCGAATTTGTTTCTGAGAATCGGCTATCTCGTTGTTAGGTAA